In Haliscomenobacter hydrossis DSM 1100, the DNA window AAACCTAAACGATGAGAAAACAGCTTATACCATTAGCAATCGGGCTTTGCCTTGGTGTGCAGATTGAAGCTCAGGTAATGGGCAATTATGCCGAGCAAAAAAAGCAGAGCAATGAATATAATCAGCAACAGCAACAATTGAATTCAAACGTCGCGCCCAATGCCCAATTCCGATCTATTCCCCGTAGCGCCAAACTTCAGGACGACAACAGCATTGAGGTAACCATCAATACGCTCTCGAACCAACGCGCCAGTTCTTACACTGCGGTATTCACTATCCTCCAGGTGGCCAGAACCGCCGACGAGACCAATACCCAGCTCAACAACCGCCTCAACAGTTTTGTCAATGACTTAAAAGGATTGGGCATCCCGGAGACCGACATCTACATCGATATGGTTAACTTTTTGCCCAAATATGAGTACGATGTGAGCAAAAAGATGTTTTCAAAAAAGACCCTCACCGAAATTCCCAAGGGTTTTGAGTTGCAAAAAAACGTACACATTCGCTACAGCAAACCGAGCATTTTGGATCAAATCGTTACCGCTGCGGCCAAACAGGAAATTTACGACATCGTCAAGGTCGATTATTTTGTGAAAGAACAACAACAGGTATACCAACAAT includes these proteins:
- a CDS encoding SIMPL domain-containing protein (The SIMPL domain is named for its presence in mouse protein SIMPL (signalling molecule that associates with mouse pelle-like kinase). Bacterial member BP26, from Brucella, was shown to assemble into a channel-like structure, while YggE from E. coli has been associated with resistance to oxidative stress.), which encodes MRKQLIPLAIGLCLGVQIEAQVMGNYAEQKKQSNEYNQQQQQLNSNVAPNAQFRSIPRSAKLQDDNSIEVTINTLSNQRASSYTAVFTILQVARTADETNTQLNNRLNSFVNDLKGLGIPETDIYIDMVNFLPKYEYDVSKKMFSKKTLTEIPKGFELQKNVHIRYSKPSILDQIVTAAAKQEIYDIVKVDYFVKEQQQVYQQLRTLSFDYLKNIKESYAKMGIHLDSAYVITAENAWVAYPTNRYESYQAFSTQSLDASEKNNSVVQPADKPTLRFYNAVAANDYDIVVNPEILEPAVQFSYNLAVRFRMPDAKPKIKTEIKKEFILVTPTGEVKSLKIE